The following coding sequences lie in one Mycobacterium gordonae genomic window:
- the prcB gene encoding proteasome subunit beta — MTWSLPDRLSINSIQPGSVDLSSFADFLRRQAPDLLPARLSGPMVGDQLPHGTTIVALKYPGGVLIAGDRRSTQGNMIAGRDVRKVYITDDFTATGIAGTAAIAVEFARLYAVELEHYEKLEGVPLTFAGKVNRLAIMVRGNLPAAMQGLVALPLLVGYDIHAADSDSAGRIVSFDAAGGWNIEEEGYQSVGSGSIFAKSSIKKLYSQVADADSALRVAVEALYDAADDDSATGGPDLVRGIYPTAVTIDADGAMEIPERRIAEIARSVIESRSRADTFGPDGGEK; from the coding sequence GTGACCTGGTCGTTGCCCGATCGCCTGTCCATCAATTCAATACAACCCGGATCCGTAGACCTGTCGTCCTTCGCCGACTTCCTGCGTCGCCAGGCACCCGATCTGCTGCCCGCGCGACTCAGCGGCCCAATGGTGGGTGACCAGCTTCCGCACGGCACCACCATCGTGGCGCTCAAGTACCCCGGCGGTGTGTTGATCGCCGGTGACCGCCGCTCCACCCAGGGCAACATGATCGCCGGCCGCGATGTCCGCAAGGTCTACATCACCGACGACTTCACCGCGACCGGCATCGCCGGCACCGCCGCCATCGCGGTCGAATTCGCTCGCCTGTACGCGGTCGAACTCGAGCATTACGAAAAGCTGGAAGGCGTACCGCTCACCTTCGCCGGCAAGGTGAACCGGCTGGCCATCATGGTCCGCGGCAACCTACCGGCCGCGATGCAGGGGCTGGTGGCGCTGCCACTGCTGGTTGGCTACGACATCCACGCCGCTGACAGTGACTCGGCCGGACGCATCGTCTCATTCGACGCCGCCGGCGGCTGGAACATCGAGGAAGAGGGATACCAGTCGGTGGGTTCGGGGTCCATATTCGCCAAGTCGTCGATCAAAAAGCTGTACTCCCAAGTCGCCGATGCGGACTCGGCGCTACGAGTCGCGGTGGAGGCGCTCTACGATGCCGCCGACGACGACTCGGCCACCGGAGGACCGGACCTGGTCCGCGGTATCTACCCGACTGCGGTCACCATCGACGCCGACGGCGCAATGGAGATTCCCGAACGGCGGATCGCTGAGATAGCCCGCAGCGTCATCGAAAGTCGTTCCCGTGCGGACACTTTCGGCCCTGACGGCGGTGAGAAGTGA
- a CDS encoding ubiquitin-like protein Pup: protein MAQEQTKRGGGGGDDDDITGAAAAGQERREKLTEETDDLLDEIDDVLEENAEDFVRAYVQKGGQ from the coding sequence ATGGCGCAGGAGCAGACTAAACGTGGCGGTGGTGGCGGCGACGACGACGACATCACCGGCGCGGCGGCCGCAGGCCAGGAGCGTCGCGAGAAGCTGACCGAGGAGACCGACGATCTGCTCGACGAGATTGACGACGTCTTGGAAGAGAACGCCGAAGACTTCGTGCGGGCTTACGTCCAAAAGGGCGGACAGTGA
- the prcA gene encoding proteasome subunit alpha, which produces MSFPYFISPEQAMRERSELARKGIARGRSVVVLAYSGGVLFVAENPSRSLQKISELYDRVGFAAAGKFNEFDNLRRGGIQFADTRGYAYDRRDVTGRQLANVYAQTLGSIFTEQAKPYEVELCVAEVAHYGETKAPELYRITYDGSIADEPHYVVMGGTTEPIINALKESYTENADLADALRVAVNALRANSSDSATNGQPTLGEASLEVAILDANRPRRAFRRINRAALESLLEETDSGAAETEAAESVPEPESPAKPAESEGDSSS; this is translated from the coding sequence GTGAGTTTCCCGTATTTCATCTCACCTGAACAGGCGATGCGCGAGCGCAGCGAGCTCGCCCGCAAAGGCATTGCCCGCGGCCGCAGCGTCGTGGTCTTGGCTTACTCCGGTGGCGTGCTGTTCGTGGCGGAGAACCCGTCGCGGTCGCTGCAGAAGATCAGCGAACTCTACGACCGGGTGGGATTCGCCGCGGCCGGCAAATTCAACGAGTTCGACAACCTGCGGCGCGGCGGAATCCAATTCGCCGACACCCGGGGATACGCCTACGACCGCCGCGACGTCACCGGCCGGCAGTTGGCCAACGTCTACGCCCAGACGCTGGGCAGCATCTTCACCGAACAGGCCAAGCCCTACGAGGTGGAGCTGTGTGTGGCCGAGGTCGCACACTACGGCGAGACCAAAGCGCCTGAGCTGTACCGGATCACCTACGACGGGTCGATCGCCGACGAGCCGCACTACGTGGTGATGGGCGGTACCACCGAGCCGATCATCAACGCGCTCAAGGAGTCGTACACCGAGAACGCCGATCTGGCCGACGCGCTGCGGGTCGCGGTGAACGCGTTGCGGGCCAACAGTTCCGACAGCGCGACCAACGGCCAGCCCACTCTGGGCGAGGCCAGTCTCGAAGTCGCGATTCTCGACGCCAACCGGCCGCGGCGCGCATTCCGCCGGATCAATCGCGCCGCGCTGGAATCACTGCTCGAGGAGACAGATTCCGGCGCCGCCGAGACCGAGGCCGCGGAGAGCGTTCCGGAGCCCGAAAGCCCCGCCAAGCCTGCAGAATCTGAGGGCGACTCGTCGTCCTAG
- the trmI gene encoding tRNA (adenine(58)-N(1))-methyltransferase TrmI: protein MSATGPFTVGERVQLTDAKGRHYTITLTPGAEFHTHRGRIAHDAVIGLEQGSVVKSSNGALFLVLRPLLVDYVMSMPRGPQVIYPKDAAQIIHEGDIFPGAAVLEAGAGSGALTLSLLRAVGPQGRVVSYEARADHAEHARRNVSNFYGEPPENWQLIIHDLADSALPDDSFDRAVLDMLAPWEVLDAVSRLVVAGGVLLIYVATVTQLSKVVEAVRAQQCWTEPRSWETMQRGWNVVGLAVRPQHTMRGHTAFLVATRRLAPGAVAPAPLGRKRVGRDG, encoded by the coding sequence GTGTCAGCAACCGGTCCGTTCACTGTCGGCGAGCGTGTCCAGCTCACCGACGCCAAGGGCCGCCACTACACGATCACCCTGACGCCGGGCGCCGAATTTCACACCCATCGCGGGCGGATCGCGCACGACGCCGTGATCGGCCTCGAACAGGGCAGTGTCGTCAAGTCCAGCAATGGCGCCCTTTTCCTGGTGCTGCGGCCGCTGCTGGTCGACTACGTCATGTCGATGCCCCGCGGGCCGCAGGTGATCTACCCCAAGGACGCCGCGCAGATCATCCACGAAGGCGATATCTTCCCCGGTGCCGCAGTGTTGGAGGCCGGTGCCGGATCCGGCGCGCTGACCCTCTCGCTGTTGCGGGCGGTCGGGCCGCAGGGTCGGGTGGTCTCGTACGAAGCGCGCGCCGACCACGCCGAACACGCGCGGCGCAACGTCTCGAACTTCTATGGCGAGCCGCCGGAGAACTGGCAGCTGATCATCCATGACCTCGCCGATTCCGCACTGCCGGACGACTCCTTCGACCGCGCGGTGCTGGACATGCTGGCACCGTGGGAGGTGCTGGACGCCGTGTCGCGGCTGGTGGTTGCCGGCGGTGTTCTGCTGATCTACGTCGCCACCGTCACGCAGCTCTCCAAGGTGGTCGAAGCCGTGCGGGCTCAGCAGTGCTGGACTGAGCCACGGTCCTGGGAGACCATGCAGCGCGGCTGGAACGTCGTCGGTCTGGCCGTGCGGCCCCAGCACACGATGCGCGGGCACACGGCATTCCTCGTCGCGACCCGCCGACTGGCTCCCGGCGCTGTCGCCCCGGCGCCGCTGGGCCGCAAACGCGTGGGCCGGGACGGCTGA
- a CDS encoding RecB family exonuclease, with product MSDQPEARPRPALSPSRAADFKQCPLLYRFRAIDRLPEPPSTAQLRGSVVHAALEQLYGLPAPQRVPDTAYSLLDAAWERVIAGEPGLADVLHPDLRTELLADARALLSGYYRLEDPTRFEPQSCEQRVEVELADGTLLRGYIDRIDVAVTGEVRVVDYKTGKAPPAARALAEFKAMFQMKFYAIALLRSRGVLPARLRLIYLADGQVLDYAPEHDELVRFEKTLMAIWRAIQTAGQSGDFRPSPSRLCDWCPHHAHCPAFGGTPPPYPGWPEYARQAASRPTEPAA from the coding sequence ATGTCGGACCAACCGGAGGCGCGCCCGCGGCCGGCGCTGTCGCCGTCGCGAGCCGCTGACTTCAAACAGTGCCCGCTGCTGTACCGGTTCCGCGCCATCGACCGGTTGCCGGAGCCGCCGTCCACGGCGCAGCTGCGCGGCTCGGTCGTGCACGCCGCTCTCGAGCAGCTCTATGGGCTGCCGGCTCCGCAACGAGTACCCGACACCGCTTACTCGCTGTTGGACGCCGCGTGGGAGCGGGTGATCGCCGGCGAGCCCGGGCTGGCCGACGTTCTGCACCCGGACCTGCGCACCGAACTGCTTGCCGATGCGCGAGCCCTGCTGTCCGGTTACTACCGGTTGGAAGACCCGACGCGGTTCGAGCCGCAAAGTTGTGAGCAACGGGTAGAGGTGGAACTCGCCGACGGCACGCTATTGCGCGGCTATATCGACCGGATCGACGTCGCGGTCACCGGCGAAGTGCGCGTCGTGGACTATAAGACCGGCAAGGCGCCGCCGGCCGCACGCGCTCTTGCCGAGTTCAAGGCGATGTTCCAGATGAAGTTTTACGCGATCGCGCTGCTTCGTTCTCGGGGCGTACTGCCTGCCCGGCTTCGGCTGATCTATCTGGCCGACGGCCAGGTACTCGACTATGCGCCCGAACACGACGAACTGGTGAGGTTCGAGAAGACGCTGATGGCGATCTGGCGCGCAATTCAGACAGCCGGCCAGAGCGGAGATTTCCGGCCCAGTCCCTCGCGTTTGTGCGACTGGTGCCCGCACCACGCGCATTGCCCGGCTTTCGGCGGGACACCCCCGCCTTACCCGGGCTGGCCGGAGTATGCACGCCAGGCGGCCTCGCGGCCGACCGAGCCGGCAGCGTAG
- a CDS encoding FAD-containing oxidoreductase has product MTGAQQFDAIVVGAGQAGPPLAGRLSAAGQRVAVIERQHVGGTCVNYGCIPTKTLVASAHAAHLARRGAEYGVATGPVTVDMAKVKARKDDIMLKDRRGVQTWLDRMEGTTFFRGHARFEDPHTVRVGDELLRGDRIFLNVGGRAVIPDIPGLADVDYLTNVTIMDLDTVPEHLVVVGGSYIALEFAQMYRRFGAPVTVVERGPRLASREDEDVSATIREILEGEGIDVVTGANDVRVTKVSNGFELTPHSGADPVQGSHLLLAVGRQPNTDDLGLGAAGVQTDARGYIVVDDQLKTNVDHIWALGDCNGKGAFTHTSYNDFEIVAANLLDEDPRRVSDRITTYALYIDPPLGRVGMTVDQARAAGRKVLVGKRPMTRVGRAVEKGETQGFMKVVVDAETDEILGAAIFGVGGDEAVHCVLDIMSAKAPYTTLSRTMHIHPTVSELIPTVLQEMSPLD; this is encoded by the coding sequence GTGACTGGGGCGCAGCAGTTCGACGCCATCGTCGTCGGAGCCGGCCAGGCTGGACCGCCGCTCGCCGGGCGGCTGAGCGCGGCGGGGCAGCGGGTCGCGGTCATCGAGCGCCAACACGTCGGCGGGACCTGCGTGAATTACGGATGCATACCGACTAAGACGTTGGTGGCCAGTGCCCACGCCGCACACCTGGCCCGTCGGGGTGCCGAGTACGGCGTCGCGACCGGACCGGTCACTGTCGACATGGCGAAAGTCAAGGCCCGCAAAGACGACATCATGCTCAAGGACCGCCGCGGCGTCCAAACATGGCTGGATCGCATGGAGGGCACCACCTTCTTTCGCGGGCATGCCCGCTTCGAGGACCCGCACACCGTGAGGGTCGGGGACGAACTGCTCCGGGGTGACCGTATTTTCCTCAACGTCGGTGGCCGAGCGGTGATCCCGGACATCCCCGGCCTCGCCGACGTCGACTACCTGACCAACGTGACGATCATGGATCTGGATACGGTGCCGGAGCATCTCGTCGTCGTCGGCGGAAGCTACATAGCCCTGGAGTTCGCGCAGATGTACCGGCGGTTCGGCGCACCGGTAACCGTCGTCGAGCGGGGTCCACGGCTCGCCTCCCGTGAAGACGAGGACGTCTCGGCCACCATCCGGGAAATCCTCGAAGGTGAGGGCATCGATGTCGTCACGGGTGCCAATGACGTGCGGGTTACGAAGGTAAGCAACGGCTTTGAACTAACTCCGCATTCCGGAGCCGATCCCGTGCAGGGCAGCCACCTGTTGTTGGCGGTGGGGCGCCAGCCCAACACCGACGACTTGGGCCTGGGGGCGGCCGGAGTGCAGACCGACGCCCGCGGCTACATCGTGGTCGACGATCAGCTCAAGACCAACGTCGACCACATCTGGGCGCTAGGCGACTGCAACGGCAAAGGTGCCTTCACCCACACCTCCTACAACGATTTCGAGATCGTCGCGGCCAACCTCCTCGACGAGGATCCGCGCCGGGTCAGCGACCGTATCACCACCTACGCCCTGTACATCGACCCACCGTTGGGGCGCGTCGGGATGACCGTCGACCAGGCCCGCGCTGCCGGCCGCAAGGTGCTGGTGGGCAAACGGCCGATGACCCGAGTCGGGCGCGCAGTCGAAAAGGGTGAGACGCAAGGCTTTATGAAGGTCGTCGTCGACGCCGAGACCGACGAGATCCTCGGCGCCGCCATCTTCGGCGTAGGCGGCGACGAGGCCGTGCACTGCGTCCTGGACATCATGTCGGCCAAGGCGCCGTACACCACGCTGTCGCGCACCATGCACATCCACCCGACCGTGAGTGAGTTGATCCCCACGGTGCTGCAGGAGATGTCGCCGCTCGACTAG
- the arc gene encoding proteasome ATPase gives MGESERSEAFKTSRDIPLSSDDAAELEQLRREAAALREQLDNAVAHQGSTRSARDVHQLEARIDSLAARNSKLMDTLKEARQQLLALREEVDRLGQPPSGYGVLLGTHDDETVDVFTSGRKMRLTCSPNIDTSVLKKGQTVRLNEALTVVEAGTYESVGEISTLREVLGDGHRALVVGHADEERIVWLAEPLVAEDLPEGHPDSLNDDTRPRRLRPGDSLLVDTKAGYAFERIPKAEVEDLVLEEVPDVSYEDIGGLTRQIEQIRDAVELPFLHKELYREYALRPPKGVLLYGPPGCGKTLIAKAVANSLAKKMADLRGDDAREAKSYFLNIKGPELLNKFVGETERHIRLIFQRAREKASEGTPVIVFFDEMDSIFRTRGTGVSSDVETTVVPQLLSEIDGVEGLENVIVIGASNREDMIDPAILRPGRLDVKIKIERPDAEAAQDIFSKYLVETLPVHADDLAEFNGDRGACIRAMIEKVVERMYAEIDDNRFLEVTYANGDKEVMYFKDFNSGAMIQNVVDRAKKNAIKSVLETGQPGLRIQHLLDSIVDEFAENEDLPNTTNPDDWARISGKKGERIVYIRTLVTGKSSSASRAIDTESNLGQYL, from the coding sequence ATGGGTGAATCAGAGCGTTCTGAAGCCTTCAAGACCTCACGCGATATCCCCTTGTCCAGCGACGATGCTGCCGAACTCGAACAGCTGCGGCGCGAGGCCGCGGCCCTGCGCGAGCAACTCGACAACGCGGTTGCCCACCAGGGCTCGACGCGTTCCGCGCGCGACGTGCATCAACTCGAGGCCCGAATCGACTCGCTCGCGGCCCGCAATTCTAAATTGATGGACACTCTTAAAGAGGCCCGTCAACAGCTATTGGCGCTGCGCGAGGAGGTCGACCGGCTGGGACAACCGCCCAGCGGATATGGCGTCCTGCTCGGCACGCACGACGACGAGACCGTCGACGTGTTCACTTCGGGCCGCAAGATGCGCCTGACGTGCTCGCCGAACATCGACACCTCCGTCTTGAAGAAGGGCCAGACGGTCCGGCTCAACGAGGCGCTGACGGTGGTCGAGGCGGGGACCTACGAGTCGGTCGGCGAGATCTCCACGCTGCGCGAGGTGCTCGGTGACGGCCACCGTGCCCTCGTGGTCGGACACGCCGACGAGGAGCGCATTGTCTGGCTGGCCGAGCCGCTGGTCGCCGAGGACCTGCCGGAAGGCCACCCTGACTCCCTCAACGACGACACCCGGCCGCGCCGGCTCCGCCCGGGCGACTCATTGCTGGTCGACACCAAGGCCGGCTATGCCTTCGAGCGCATCCCCAAGGCCGAGGTCGAAGACCTGGTGCTGGAAGAGGTTCCCGACGTCAGCTACGAGGACATCGGCGGCCTGACGCGGCAGATCGAGCAGATCCGCGACGCCGTCGAATTGCCCTTCCTGCACAAGGAGCTCTACCGCGAGTACGCGTTGCGTCCACCCAAAGGTGTGCTGCTCTACGGCCCGCCCGGTTGCGGTAAGACGTTGATCGCCAAGGCCGTCGCCAACTCCCTGGCCAAGAAGATGGCCGACTTGCGCGGCGACGACGCCCGCGAGGCGAAGTCGTACTTCCTCAATATCAAGGGCCCCGAGCTGCTCAACAAGTTCGTCGGCGAGACCGAGCGGCACATCCGGCTGATCTTCCAGCGGGCCCGCGAGAAGGCATCCGAGGGGACCCCGGTCATCGTCTTCTTCGACGAGATGGACTCGATCTTCCGCACCCGCGGAACCGGCGTCTCCTCCGACGTGGAGACCACCGTGGTGCCGCAGCTGCTCTCGGAGATCGACGGGGTGGAGGGGCTCGAGAACGTCATCGTGATCGGCGCTTCCAACCGTGAGGACATGATCGACCCGGCCATCCTGCGGCCCGGCCGTCTTGACGTGAAGATCAAGATCGAGCGACCGGATGCCGAAGCCGCGCAGGACATCTTCTCGAAGTACCTGGTCGAGACGCTTCCGGTGCACGCCGACGACCTTGCCGAGTTCAACGGCGACCGCGGTGCCTGCATCAGGGCGATGATCGAGAAGGTCGTCGAGCGGATGTACGCCGAGATCGACGACAACCGGTTCCTGGAGGTCACCTACGCCAACGGTGATAAGGAAGTTATGTACTTCAAGGACTTCAACTCCGGGGCGATGATCCAGAACGTGGTCGACCGCGCGAAGAAAAACGCGATCAAGTCGGTGCTGGAGACGGGCCAGCCGGGTCTGCGCATCCAGCACCTGCTGGACTCGATCGTCGACGAGTTCGCCGAGAACGAGGATCTGCCCAACACCACCAACCCCGATGACTGGGCGCGGATTTCGGGCAAGAAGGGTGAGCGGATCGTCTACATCCGCACCCTGGTCACCGGGAAGAGTTCGAGCGCGTCGCGGGCCATTGACACCGAGTCGAACCTGGGGCAGTACCTGTAA
- a CDS encoding DUF4126 domain-containing protein, translating into MTQVLVLLLALLIGVVAGLRSLTAPAAVSWAVFLSWLNLHGTWASWVGNLVTVVILSLLAIAELVNDKLPKTPPRTAPPVFAVRLIMGGFAAAVIGTAWGHKWAALGAGIVGAVLGTVGGYQARRALVAKNGGHDLPIALLEDAVAVLGAFAIVAAAAAL; encoded by the coding sequence GTGACGCAGGTTCTCGTACTTCTTCTCGCGCTCTTGATCGGGGTTGTCGCCGGGTTGCGGTCCCTGACAGCTCCCGCCGCGGTCTCCTGGGCCGTCTTTCTCAGCTGGCTCAACCTGCACGGTACCTGGGCGTCGTGGGTGGGCAACCTGGTGACAGTGGTGATCCTGAGCCTGCTTGCCATCGCTGAACTGGTCAACGACAAGCTGCCCAAGACCCCGCCGCGTACCGCGCCGCCGGTGTTCGCCGTGCGCCTCATCATGGGCGGGTTCGCCGCCGCGGTCATCGGCACCGCCTGGGGGCACAAATGGGCTGCCCTGGGCGCCGGCATCGTCGGCGCGGTGCTGGGCACTGTGGGTGGCTACCAGGCCCGCCGCGCGCTAGTCGCCAAGAATGGCGGCCATGACCTGCCGATCGCGCTGTTGGAAGACGCCGTGGCCGTCCTCGGCGCGTTCGCCATCGTCGCCGCGGCGGCCGCTCTGTGA
- a CDS encoding CsbD family protein, giving the protein MSDPNPANQARKGLVDAAKGKAKEVVGAITNNDSLTAEGQLEQTQAQERREANTVAAVADAEAEQARAAKAKAEAKADQERIEMNVQTASAKNTIAAQEAEQKRAAEQVAQRSAAAHQAQADLDAEREAQQAKAEERQGMQDAAEDVAQAAAEFRSDAQAAATDQTEAERLRRHAENVSDNV; this is encoded by the coding sequence ATGAGTGATCCCAATCCGGCCAACCAGGCGCGAAAGGGCTTGGTTGATGCGGCGAAAGGCAAGGCGAAAGAGGTAGTCGGGGCAATCACCAATAACGATTCGCTTACGGCAGAAGGGCAACTCGAGCAGACGCAGGCCCAGGAGCGCAGGGAAGCCAACACCGTTGCGGCGGTCGCCGACGCCGAGGCAGAACAAGCGCGGGCTGCGAAAGCCAAAGCCGAGGCCAAGGCTGATCAAGAACGTATCGAAATGAACGTGCAGACCGCATCGGCCAAGAACACCATCGCCGCGCAAGAGGCAGAGCAAAAGCGGGCTGCCGAGCAGGTGGCCCAGCGGTCCGCTGCGGCGCACCAGGCGCAGGCCGATCTTGACGCAGAGCGAGAAGCCCAGCAGGCAAAGGCCGAAGAACGGCAGGGGATGCAAGACGCGGCCGAGGACGTAGCCCAGGCGGCTGCCGAGTTTCGCAGCGACGCCCAGGCGGCGGCCACCGACCAAACCGAAGCGGAGCGCCTTCGGCGCCACGCCGAGAACGTCTCAGACAACGTCTAG
- a CDS encoding IF2 family translation initiation factor yields the protein MTISEVPFAVLRFQYQLARYPLQVVENRFVNRIRAEAPARLFYERALGVLDTTVGNALRDPELVRRGTALVERTDALGRAVTLEARAAIRNEQADAKLGQAREQAVEDQRQARAATVQQLDEVRDAAQDRKREAAESASKRIEAAKKRAESVAASRTQAAESARDRVAERTDTVETVASRASEAKLEDASAKRSEAAAKRGQADRVEDLADAEKQKREEDRAGGST from the coding sequence ATGACAATTTCCGAAGTGCCATTCGCCGTACTGCGCTTCCAATATCAACTTGCCCGTTATCCGCTGCAGGTCGTAGAAAATCGATTCGTTAATCGCATTCGGGCCGAAGCGCCCGCGCGCCTGTTCTACGAGCGTGCACTGGGCGTGCTCGACACCACGGTCGGCAATGCGCTACGCGATCCGGAGTTGGTCAGGCGCGGCACGGCCCTCGTGGAGCGCACCGACGCGCTTGGTCGGGCCGTGACGCTTGAAGCGCGGGCGGCGATCCGCAATGAGCAGGCGGACGCCAAACTCGGCCAGGCCCGCGAGCAGGCGGTCGAGGATCAGCGGCAAGCGCGCGCGGCCACGGTTCAGCAGCTCGACGAGGTGCGTGACGCCGCGCAGGATCGCAAACGCGAAGCGGCGGAGTCGGCAAGCAAGCGCATCGAGGCAGCCAAGAAGCGCGCCGAATCGGTCGCCGCCAGCCGCACGCAGGCCGCCGAGTCGGCTAGAGACCGGGTAGCGGAGCGAACCGACACCGTCGAGACGGTCGCCTCGCGCGCCTCCGAAGCGAAGTTGGAAGACGCCAGTGCGAAGCGCAGCGAGGCCGCCGCGAAGCGCGGCCAGGCGGATCGAGTCGAGGATCTGGCCGACGCCGAGAAGCAGAAACGCGAGGAAGACCGGGCCGGCGGGTCCACCTGA
- a CDS encoding DUF503 domain-containing protein: MWIGWLEFDLLLGDVHSLKQKRSVIRPVIAELQRKFSVSAAETDSHDLHRRGGIGVAMVSRDRAHAVDVLDAAERLVAAHPEFELLSVRRGLHRSDD, encoded by the coding sequence ATGTGGATCGGCTGGCTGGAATTCGACCTGCTGCTCGGCGATGTGCACTCCCTCAAGCAGAAGCGGTCGGTGATCCGGCCCGTCATCGCCGAGTTGCAGCGCAAGTTCAGCGTGTCGGCGGCCGAAACCGATTCGCACGATCTGCACCGGAGGGGCGGGATCGGCGTCGCCATGGTGTCGCGTGACCGCGCCCACGCGGTAGATGTGCTCGATGCGGCCGAGCGCCTGGTTGCCGCGCACCCAGAGTTCGAGTTGTTGTCGGTGCGGCGCGGGTTGCACCGAAGCGACGACTGA
- the dop gene encoding pup deamidase/depupylase → MQRIIGTEVEYGISSPSDPTANPILTSTQAVLAYAAAAGIQRAKRTRWDYEVESPLRDARGFDLSRSAGPPPVVDADEVGAANMILTNGARLYVDHAHPEYSAPECTDPMDAVIWDKAGERVMEAAARHVASVPGAAKLQLYKNNVDGKGASYGSHENYLMSRQTPFSSIIAGLTPFLVSRQVVTGSGRVGIGASGDEAGFQLSQRSDYIEVEVGLETTLKRGIINTRDEPHADADRYRRLHVIIGDANLAETSTYLKLGTTALVLDLIEEGIDLADLALARPVHAVHAISRDPSLRQTVALADGRELTGLALQRIYLDRVAKLVDSRDPDPRASHVVETWAEALDLLERDPMECAELLDWPAKLRLLEGFRQRENLNWSAPRLHLVDLQYSDVRLDKGLYNRLVARGSMKRLVTEQQVLAAVDNPPTDTRAYFRGECLRRFGADIAAASWDSVIFDLGGDSLVRIPTLEPLRGSKAHVGALLDSVHSAVELVEQLTS, encoded by the coding sequence ATGCAACGGATTATCGGGACGGAGGTCGAGTACGGCATCTCATCGCCGTCCGACCCGACCGCCAACCCGATCCTCACTTCGACTCAGGCAGTGCTGGCTTATGCCGCCGCCGCCGGCATCCAACGCGCCAAGCGAACCCGCTGGGATTATGAGGTCGAGTCGCCATTGCGCGACGCGCGCGGCTTCGACCTGAGCCGCTCGGCCGGCCCGCCACCGGTGGTGGATGCCGACGAGGTCGGCGCGGCCAACATGATTCTGACCAACGGTGCGCGACTCTACGTCGACCACGCGCACCCGGAGTACTCCGCGCCTGAGTGCACCGACCCGATGGACGCGGTGATCTGGGACAAGGCCGGCGAGCGCGTGATGGAGGCCGCGGCGCGGCACGTCGCCAGCGTGCCGGGAGCCGCGAAGCTGCAGCTCTACAAGAACAATGTCGACGGCAAGGGCGCGTCCTACGGCTCGCATGAGAACTACCTGATGTCACGGCAGACGCCCTTCTCGTCCATCATCGCCGGGCTCACGCCCTTCCTGGTGTCGCGCCAGGTGGTGACCGGTTCCGGTCGGGTCGGCATCGGTGCATCGGGGGACGAGGCCGGCTTCCAGCTGTCCCAGCGTTCGGACTACATCGAGGTCGAGGTCGGGCTGGAGACCACTCTTAAGCGCGGCATCATCAATACCCGCGACGAGCCGCACGCCGACGCCGACCGTTACCGCCGGTTGCACGTCATCATCGGCGACGCCAACCTGGCCGAGACGTCGACCTACCTCAAGCTCGGCACTACGGCGCTGGTTCTGGACCTGATCGAGGAAGGCATCGATCTCGCCGACCTGGCGCTGGCCCGGCCGGTGCACGCGGTCCACGCGATCAGCCGTGACCCCTCGCTGCGGCAAACCGTGGCCCTGGCCGACGGCCGGGAGCTGACCGGGCTGGCGCTGCAACGGATTTACCTCGATCGAGTGGCCAAGCTGGTCGACAGCCGCGACCCGGACCCGCGCGCGTCCCACGTGGTGGAAACCTGGGCCGAGGCGCTGGACCTGCTCGAACGTGACCCGATGGAGTGCGCTGAGCTGCTGGACTGGCCGGCCAAGCTGCGGCTGCTCGAAGGGTTTCGGCAGCGGGAGAATTTGAACTGGTCGGCTCCCCGCCTGCACCTGGTGGACCTGCAGTACTCCGACGTCCGGCTGGATAAGGGTCTGTACAACCGGCTGGTGGCACGTGGGTCGATGAAGCGGCTCGTCACCGAACAGCAGGTGTTGGCGGCGGTCGATAACCCGCCCACGGACACCCGGGCATACTTCCGTGGTGAATGCCTGCGCCGGTTCGGGGCCGACATCGCGGCGGCGAGCTGGGACTCGGTGATTTTCGATCTGGGAGGTGACTCGCTGGTGCGGATTCCGACGCTGGAGCCGCTGCGGGGAAGCAAAGCGCACGTCGGTGCGCTGCTGGACTCGGTGCACAGCGCCGTCGAATTGGTGGAACAACTGACCAGCTGA